The following are encoded in a window of Haliotis asinina isolate JCU_RB_2024 chromosome 14, JCU_Hal_asi_v2, whole genome shotgun sequence genomic DNA:
- the LOC137262273 gene encoding mucin-like protein → MRTRSCTNPLPQYGGRACIETLSDTAIVPCNIGPCPGGVNGGVSEWGAWKDSACSATCGVLAVRNVTRMRTCTNPSPQNGGRDCQEALLETIVRRCQLDGCPVDGGFTEWGQWTNPPCSMSCGSAKKWVTRIRSCSIPIPQNGGRSCIGNNSETQERICELPSCTVSQTEATYMVWIVASGSVVAVLFVVLIVVGVVVCVMRRRRADKTSGETIYDSGVWITDGNLNMASTSPTAATPTITIPTTTTSTTSKDDTFEGRRL, encoded by the exons ATGAGGACCCGGAGCTGCACCAACCCTCTCCCACAGTACGGGGGACGTGCCTGCATTGAGACACTCTCCGATACGGCTATTGTTCCGTGCAATATTGGGCCTTGTCCAG GTGGGGTGAACGgtggagttagtgagtgggGTGCCTGGAAGGACTCTGCTTGCTCTGCCACGTGCGGGGTCTTGGCCGTGAGGAACGTGACCCGGATGAGGACTTGCACCAATCCTTCTCCACAAAATGGCGGCCGAGATTGTCAAGAGGCATTACTGGAAACAATTGTCAGAAGGTGTCAGCTCGACGGATGTCCAG TTGATGGCGGCTTCACCGAGTGGGGACAATGGACCAATCCGCCATGCTCCATGTCCTGTGGAAGTGCCAAGAAATGGGTGACCCGAATCAGATCTTGTAGCATCCCCATTCCACAGAACGGTGGTCGATCGTGCATTGGTAACAATTCAGAGACACAAGAGAGGATCTGTGAACTTCCCTCATGCACAG TTTCCCAGACAGAAGCTACCTACATGGTGTGGATTGTGGCTAGCGGAAGTGTGGTGGCCGTACTGTTCGTGGTACTGATCGTTGTCGGTGTGGTCGTGTGTGTCATGAGGAGACGAAG GGCCGACAAGACGTCAGGTGAAACCATCTATGATAGTGGCGTGTGGATCACAGACGGCAACCTCAACATGGCCAGCACCTCCCCGACCGCCGCCACCCCGACCATCACCATCCCGACCACCACTACCTCGACCACCTCCAAGGACGACACCTTCGAAGGAAGGCGTCTCTAG